A region from the Aquimarina sp. ERC-38 genome encodes:
- the ilvD gene encoding dihydroxy-acid dehydratase has product MHLNKYSKQVTQDDSQPAAQAMLHAIGLTNEDLTKPLVGIASTGYEGNPCNMHLNDLAKLVKEGTLEEDVVGLIFNTIGVSDAIAMGTPGMRFSLPSRDVIADSMETVVQGMCYDGMVTVVGCDKNMPGALMAMIRLNRPSILVYGGTIASGIHAGRKLDIVSAFEAWGEKVAGTMNQTEYQNVIEKACPGAGACGGMYTANTMASAIEVLGMSLPYNSSNPAISKEKEAECIAAGRAMRLLLEKDIKPKDIVTKKSLENAIRLVTILGGSTNAVLHFLAIARAADVEFTLADFQRISDETPFLADLKPSGKYLMEDVHRVGGIPAVLKYLLKKGLLHGDCLTVTGRTLAENLLDVPDLTEGQQVIKPLDQPIKKSGHLRILFGNLAEEGSVAKITGKEGLLFEGKAVVFDSEYDANDGIRDGKVQKGDVVVIRYEGPKGGPGMPEMLKPTAAIMGAGLGKEVALITDGRFSGGTHGFVVGHITPEAQEGGLIALVEDGDIITIDAESNTINVAIKETEIENRRKRWKQPDLKFKKGVLYKYAHTVSPASKGCVTDEF; this is encoded by the coding sequence ATGCATCTGAATAAATATAGTAAACAAGTTACTCAAGATGATTCACAACCGGCTGCACAAGCGATGTTGCACGCTATTGGGTTAACTAATGAAGATCTAACCAAACCATTGGTAGGTATTGCAAGCACCGGTTACGAAGGAAACCCTTGTAATATGCACTTGAACGATCTTGCCAAACTGGTTAAAGAAGGAACGTTAGAAGAAGATGTGGTAGGTCTCATTTTTAATACGATAGGAGTCAGTGATGCAATCGCTATGGGAACGCCAGGTATGCGGTTTTCTCTTCCGTCCAGAGATGTTATTGCAGATTCTATGGAGACTGTGGTTCAAGGCATGTGTTACGACGGTATGGTAACTGTAGTAGGATGTGATAAAAATATGCCGGGTGCTTTAATGGCTATGATACGCTTAAACCGTCCGTCTATACTAGTATACGGAGGTACCATTGCTTCCGGAATACACGCAGGCAGAAAGTTGGACATTGTTTCCGCTTTTGAAGCCTGGGGGGAGAAGGTGGCTGGTACTATGAACCAAACCGAGTATCAGAATGTTATTGAAAAAGCTTGTCCCGGGGCGGGTGCCTGTGGAGGCATGTATACTGCGAATACCATGGCATCCGCCATAGAAGTTTTGGGTATGTCCCTACCTTATAATTCCTCCAATCCTGCAATTAGTAAAGAAAAAGAAGCAGAATGTATTGCTGCAGGTCGAGCCATGCGCTTGTTGTTAGAAAAAGATATCAAACCTAAAGATATTGTTACTAAAAAATCTTTAGAGAACGCTATCCGCTTGGTCACTATATTGGGAGGTTCTACTAATGCCGTATTACATTTCTTAGCCATTGCAAGAGCAGCAGATGTTGAATTTACTTTAGCAGATTTCCAGCGAATAAGTGATGAAACCCCGTTTTTAGCTGACTTAAAACCAAGTGGCAAATACCTGATGGAAGATGTACACCGAGTGGGAGGTATTCCGGCAGTGTTAAAATATTTACTTAAAAAAGGATTATTACACGGGGATTGTTTAACCGTAACCGGTAGAACACTGGCGGAAAATCTATTAGATGTGCCGGATTTAACCGAAGGGCAGCAAGTAATTAAACCTTTAGATCAACCTATTAAAAAGTCAGGGCATCTACGTATTCTTTTTGGCAACTTGGCAGAAGAGGGTTCGGTAGCCAAAATTACTGGTAAAGAAGGTTTACTTTTTGAAGGTAAAGCGGTTGTTTTCGACAGTGAATATGATGCTAACGACGGGATTAGAGACGGTAAGGTACAAAAAGGGGATGTGGTGGTAATTCGCTATGAAGGCCCGAAAGGTGGTCCTGGAATGCCTGAAATGTTAAAGCCTACCGCTGCTATTATGGGTGCCGGACTTGGAAAAGAAGTTGCTCTAATTACAGACGGTCGTTTTTCAGGAGGAACTCATGGATTTGTAGTAGGTCATATTACTCCCGAAGCTCAGGAAGGCGGTTTGATTGCCCTGGTAGAAGATGGAGATATTATTACCATCGATGCGGAAAGTAATACGATTAACGTAGCTATCAAAGAAACAGAAATAGAAAACCGAAGAAAGCGTTGGAAACAACCCGATTTAAAGTTTAAAAAAGGGGTTTTATACAAATATGCGCATACCGTTTCACCAGCGTCCAAAGGCTGTGTAACGGATGAATTTTAA
- the ilvN gene encoding acetolactate synthase small subunit yields the protein MEKERFTISVYTENNIGLLNRISAIFLKRHINLDSMTASRSEIPDVYRFIIVVKITEEQVKKIIGQIEKQIEVIKAFYHKDDEIFHLETALFKIDSSLLFEKREIQNIIKNNNANIVTVTREFFVIEKTGRRRETEALYNKLEPYGLMQFVRSGRIAISKEKMHISKILESFTPENI from the coding sequence ATGGAAAAAGAACGATTTACAATTTCGGTATATACCGAAAACAATATAGGTTTGCTTAACCGTATTTCAGCTATATTCTTAAAAAGGCATATCAATCTGGATAGTATGACGGCTTCCCGATCAGAGATTCCGGATGTGTACCGTTTTATTATAGTGGTCAAGATTACCGAAGAACAGGTCAAAAAAATTATCGGACAAATTGAAAAGCAAATTGAGGTCATTAAGGCATTTTACCATAAAGATGACGAAATTTTTCATTTGGAAACCGCACTTTTTAAGATTGACTCTTCTCTGCTATTCGAAAAGCGGGAAATCCAGAATATTATCAAAAACAACAATGCCAATATTGTTACGGTTACCCGCGAATTCTTCGTGATAGAAAAAACCGGAAGACGAAGAGAAACCGAAGCTTTATATAACAAATTAGAACCTTATGGATTGATGCAATTTGTAAGATCCGGTAGGATTGCTATTTCTAAAGAAAAAATGCATATTTCAAAAATATTAGAAAGCTTTACCCCCGAAAATATATAA
- a CDS encoding argininosuccinate synthase, translating to MEKVVVAYSGGLDTSYCVKYLIHEKNLEVHTILVNTGGFSEEELEHTEKRAYELGSSSHVNKTILDKFYEKAIKYLIFGNVLKNNTYPLSVSAERIFQAIEVIQYAKEVGAKYIAHGSTGAGNDQIRFDVIFQTLAPEIEIITPIRDLKLSRQEEVTYLEKHGVHYSWEKAQYSINKGIWGTSVGGKETLTSHSTLPEEAYPSQLTKKTPEKVTLQFTNGELTAINGEDGDPVKNIQKLEKLASAFAIGRDIHVGDTIIGIKGRVGFEAAAPLLIIKAHHLLEKHVLTKWQQYWKEQLANWYGMLLHEGNYLDPVMRNIEVFLEDSQKSVTGTVKVILQPYHFTLEGIESEFDMMKSDFGQYGEMNNSWTSDDAKGFIKIYGNANKIYHNVNPSEL from the coding sequence ATGGAAAAAGTAGTAGTAGCTTATAGTGGTGGTTTAGATACCTCTTATTGTGTTAAATATTTAATTCATGAAAAAAACCTGGAAGTGCATACGATTTTAGTCAATACGGGTGGCTTTTCTGAAGAGGAGTTGGAGCATACGGAAAAACGAGCCTATGAATTAGGAAGTTCTTCTCATGTAAACAAAACCATCTTAGATAAATTTTATGAGAAAGCAATTAAGTATTTAATTTTTGGTAACGTACTTAAAAACAATACGTATCCCTTATCTGTAAGTGCCGAACGAATTTTTCAGGCTATTGAAGTAATTCAGTATGCAAAAGAAGTGGGGGCTAAGTATATTGCTCACGGAAGTACCGGAGCCGGAAATGATCAGATTCGGTTTGACGTTATTTTTCAAACCCTGGCCCCTGAAATTGAGATTATTACTCCAATTAGAGATTTAAAACTTTCACGACAGGAAGAAGTTACGTATTTAGAGAAACACGGAGTGCACTACAGTTGGGAAAAAGCGCAATATTCTATCAATAAAGGAATCTGGGGAACCAGTGTAGGGGGCAAGGAAACCCTTACTTCTCATAGCACTTTGCCGGAAGAAGCCTACCCAAGTCAATTAACTAAAAAAACACCGGAAAAAGTTACCTTACAATTTACGAATGGAGAACTTACAGCAATTAACGGGGAAGATGGTGATCCGGTTAAAAATATTCAAAAGTTGGAAAAACTAGCCAGTGCTTTTGCAATTGGCCGAGATATTCATGTGGGAGATACGATTATTGGAATTAAAGGCCGGGTAGGATTTGAAGCAGCGGCTCCTTTATTAATAATTAAAGCACATCATCTGCTGGAAAAACATGTACTTACCAAATGGCAGCAGTATTGGAAAGAACAATTAGCTAACTGGTACGGAATGTTATTACACGAAGGGAATTACCTGGATCCGGTGATGCGAAATATCGAGGTATTTCTGGAAGATTCGCAAAAATCAGTGACCGGTACCGTCAAGGTTATTTTACAACCTTATCATTTTACATTAGAAGGTATCGAATCTGAATTTGACATGATGAAATCTGACTTTGGGCAATATGGTGAGATGAACAACAGCTGGACTTCTGATGATGCTAAAGGTTTTATAAAAATTTACGGGAATGCCAATAAAATCTATCACAATGTAAATCCATCCGAATTATGA
- the argC gene encoding N-acetyl-gamma-glutamyl-phosphate reductase, with translation MIKAGIIGGSGYTAGELLRILVRHSKVSLDFVFSTTNAGKYIYEQHTDLIGDTEVIFTDQVNPEVDVLFLCLGHGRSRAFLEQHTFSKRTKVIDLGNDFRLNKDRSFLGREFVYGLPELQIDQIRSASNIANPGCFATAIQLALLPLAAKRELTAPVHINATTGSTGAGIMPGGTTHFSWRDNNFSSYKVFTHQHLGEISESLQQLQGNVDHPLFFIPNRGNFSKGIYATLYTSYAGSEQEAIDLYREYYKNAVFTILSDKEISLKQVLNTNKCILHLVKKEGMLIITSVIDNLVKGASGQAVHNMNLMFGFDEKESLALKSSVF, from the coding sequence ATGATTAAAGCAGGAATTATAGGAGGTTCGGGATATACGGCAGGCGAATTGTTACGGATATTGGTTCGGCATTCAAAAGTAAGCTTGGATTTTGTATTTAGTACCACCAATGCAGGTAAATATATCTATGAACAACATACGGACTTAATTGGTGATACCGAAGTTATATTTACAGATCAGGTAAACCCGGAAGTAGACGTATTGTTTTTATGTCTGGGTCACGGACGGTCCAGGGCTTTTTTAGAACAACATACGTTTTCTAAAAGGACTAAAGTAATTGATCTGGGAAATGATTTTCGGTTAAATAAAGATCGTAGTTTTTTAGGACGCGAATTCGTATACGGATTACCAGAACTACAAATCGATCAAATCCGAAGCGCTTCAAATATTGCAAATCCGGGATGCTTTGCTACTGCTATTCAGTTAGCACTACTTCCGCTTGCAGCGAAGAGAGAATTAACCGCTCCGGTACATATTAATGCCACTACCGGAAGCACGGGAGCCGGGATTATGCCGGGAGGAACTACCCATTTTAGTTGGAGAGATAATAATTTTTCAAGTTATAAAGTATTTACCCATCAGCATTTAGGCGAAATTTCAGAAAGTTTACAACAATTACAAGGGAATGTAGACCATCCTCTGTTCTTTATACCGAACCGGGGGAACTTTAGTAAAGGGATTTATGCGACATTATATACTTCTTACGCAGGAAGTGAACAAGAAGCGATTGATCTTTATAGAGAATATTATAAAAATGCCGTTTTTACTATACTTTCAGATAAAGAAATAAGTTTAAAACAAGTATTAAATACCAATAAGTGTATACTCCATCTGGTAAAGAAAGAGGGAATGCTGATTATTACTTCTGTTATTGATAATTTGGTCAAAGGCGCATCCGGACAAGCAGTACATAATATGAATCTAATGTTTGGGTTTGACGAGAAAGAATCTTTGGCATTAAAATCAAGTGTATTTTAA
- the ilvB gene encoding biosynthetic-type acetolactate synthase large subunit has protein sequence MATQLKTEEKKMEEKMLRISGAEAVIRCLLAEGVDLIYGYPGGAIMPVYDELYKFQDELTHILTRHEQGATHAAQGYARTSGKVGVAIATSGPGATNFVTGIADAQIDSTPMVCITGQVGSHLLGTDAFQETDIIGISTPVTKWNCQVTKSEDIPGVIAKAFYIARSGRPGPVLVDITKDAQFGQLDFNYEKCKGVRSYIPVPKTDPKTLEAAAKLINEAKKPLIVWGQGVILGKAEKEFKDFIEKTGIPAAWTILGLSALPTAHPLNVGMVGMHGNYAPNKLTNECDVLIAIGMRFDDRVTGNLETYAKQAKVIHLEIDPAEVNKNVHADVAVMGNVKHTLKQLHELVASNFHKEWLQQFEDYNQIEFNKVIDSDLNPTKDKLTMGEVLKYINEETGGDAIIVSDVGQHQMVACRYAKFNKTKSNVTSGGLGTMGFALPAAIGAKMGAPDREVVAIIGDGGYQMTIQELGTIFQTGVPVKIVVLNNEFLGMVRQWQQLFFEKRYASTEMINPDFVKIAEGYSIEAKKVDERNDLREAVKKMIQSKEPYFLEVRVEKEDNVFPMIPTGASVSDIRLE, from the coding sequence ATGGCAACACAATTAAAGACAGAAGAAAAGAAAATGGAAGAGAAAATGCTAAGAATTTCGGGTGCCGAAGCGGTCATTCGATGTTTATTAGCTGAAGGTGTTGATTTAATTTACGGCTATCCCGGAGGAGCCATCATGCCCGTCTACGATGAGTTATATAAATTTCAGGATGAACTTACTCATATTTTAACCCGTCATGAACAAGGGGCTACTCATGCCGCTCAGGGCTATGCTAGAACCAGTGGGAAAGTAGGAGTAGCTATTGCGACTTCGGGTCCGGGTGCGACTAATTTTGTAACCGGAATTGCAGATGCGCAAATAGATTCGACTCCAATGGTTTGTATTACCGGTCAGGTAGGTTCTCACTTATTGGGAACAGATGCCTTTCAGGAAACCGATATCATTGGGATTTCTACTCCGGTAACCAAGTGGAATTGCCAGGTAACCAAGTCAGAAGATATTCCCGGAGTTATAGCCAAGGCTTTTTATATTGCCCGATCAGGAAGGCCCGGTCCGGTACTAGTAGATATTACTAAAGATGCACAGTTCGGTCAGTTAGATTTTAATTACGAAAAATGTAAAGGAGTACGTAGTTATATACCGGTACCAAAAACAGATCCTAAAACATTAGAAGCGGCTGCCAAACTGATAAATGAAGCTAAAAAACCTTTAATCGTTTGGGGACAAGGAGTGATTTTAGGCAAAGCCGAAAAAGAGTTTAAAGATTTTATAGAAAAAACCGGAATTCCGGCTGCCTGGACTATTTTAGGACTGTCCGCACTACCCACTGCTCATCCATTAAACGTTGGGATGGTGGGAATGCACGGTAATTATGCTCCTAATAAATTGACAAATGAATGCGATGTCTTGATTGCTATAGGTATGCGTTTTGATGATCGGGTCACCGGTAATCTGGAAACTTATGCCAAGCAGGCAAAAGTAATCCACCTAGAAATTGATCCGGCAGAGGTAAATAAAAATGTACATGCCGATGTAGCGGTAATGGGTAATGTTAAGCATACGCTAAAACAACTACACGAATTAGTAGCATCTAATTTCCATAAAGAATGGTTACAGCAATTTGAAGATTATAATCAAATAGAGTTTAATAAAGTAATCGACTCCGACCTGAATCCTACCAAGGATAAATTAACGATGGGGGAGGTGCTTAAATATATTAACGAAGAGACTGGTGGAGATGCTATTATCGTTTCGGATGTGGGACAACACCAGATGGTTGCCTGTCGTTATGCCAAATTCAATAAAACTAAAAGTAACGTAACTTCCGGAGGTCTGGGAACTATGGGGTTTGCGTTGCCGGCTGCCATTGGTGCCAAGATGGGCGCTCCTGATCGCGAAGTAGTGGCTATTATCGGAGACGGTGGATATCAAATGACTATTCAGGAATTAGGGACTATCTTTCAAACCGGAGTACCAGTTAAGATTGTAGTTTTAAACAATGAGTTTTTAGGGATGGTGAGGCAATGGCAGCAATTATTTTTTGAAAAAAGATATGCTTCTACAGAAATGATCAATCCCGATTTTGTTAAAATTGCTGAAGGTTATTCTATTGAAGCAAAAAAAGTAGATGAACGTAACGATTTACGAGAGGCAGTTAAAAAAATGATTCAATCTAAAGAACCGTATTTTTTGGAAGTACGAGTAGAAAAAGAAGATAACGTGTTTCCGATGATCCCTACCGGGGCTTCGGTTTCGGATATTCGGTTGGAGTAG
- a CDS encoding response regulator transcription factor: protein MSKSKAEKKPKEKGVIIVDDHILFAQSLETLVAKIEGFQVLATLKNGKEVKRYFLHKRKRPDIILLDIKMPLMNGIETMQWLQENYPQQVVLALSMEDDEETVIKMLSAGAKGYLLKDIHPVAFEHAMNTVLQHGFYYSDKIKDALRNVNNKNLDKEAVKSKLTEREFEFMHLACSDLTYVQIADEMGITAKTVENYRDSVYKKLNISSRIGLVVLCFKKNLIKL from the coding sequence ATGAGCAAGTCGAAAGCTGAAAAAAAACCAAAGGAAAAAGGGGTGATCATCGTAGATGACCATATCTTATTTGCTCAATCCCTGGAAACTTTAGTTGCTAAAATAGAAGGTTTTCAGGTATTAGCTACTTTAAAAAACGGAAAAGAAGTTAAACGTTATTTTCTTCATAAACGAAAACGCCCTGATATTATATTGTTAGACATTAAAATGCCTTTGATGAATGGTATTGAAACTATGCAGTGGTTACAAGAGAATTATCCGCAGCAGGTAGTACTTGCTTTATCTATGGAAGATGATGAAGAAACAGTAATTAAAATGCTAAGTGCCGGAGCAAAAGGGTATTTGTTAAAAGATATCCACCCGGTAGCTTTTGAACATGCCATGAATACCGTTTTACAACATGGATTTTATTATTCTGATAAAATTAAAGATGCCTTACGTAATGTAAATAATAAAAACCTAGATAAAGAAGCCGTAAAATCTAAACTTACGGAGAGGGAATTTGAATTTATGCATTTGGCATGTTCGGATTTGACCTATGTTCAGATTGCAGACGAAATGGGGATTACGGCAAAAACGGTTGAGAATTATAGGGATTCGGTTTATAAGAAATTAAATATAAGTTCAAGGATTGGATTGGTAGTTTTATGCTTTAAAAAGAACCTTATTAAATTATAG
- the proC gene encoding pyrroline-5-carboxylate reductase encodes MKDKITIIGGGNLGKSIISGLAASSIFKLTDITVVDKSRYNLQQIEESLGVVTSQEIKSSIKDVNWVILCVQPRQLTTVLSEIKEILTDSQILISTVTGTSIAEINEVVPDNKVIRVMPNTGAAKKLSMTCIAANDNAKQELEKVEEMFKTIGETLVIEERLMQAATVLGASGIAFFLRFLRAMIQGGIQMGFHPHEAQVIAVQTAIGAATLVAENGTHPEREIDKVTTPQGCTIEGLNEMEHQGLSSSVIKGVMASYEKINTIK; translated from the coding sequence ATGAAAGACAAAATTACAATTATAGGCGGAGGTAATTTGGGGAAATCTATTATTTCCGGATTAGCTGCCAGCTCGATTTTTAAACTTACGGATATTACTGTGGTTGACAAATCCCGGTATAATTTACAGCAAATAGAAGAATCCTTAGGGGTAGTTACTTCACAGGAGATTAAAAGTTCTATAAAAGATGTAAATTGGGTGATTTTATGTGTCCAGCCCCGGCAATTGACTACTGTACTCAGTGAAATCAAAGAAATTTTAACCGATAGCCAAATTTTAATTTCAACCGTCACGGGAACATCTATAGCCGAAATTAATGAAGTAGTACCTGATAATAAAGTGATTAGGGTGATGCCAAATACAGGAGCTGCTAAAAAGTTATCTATGACCTGTATTGCCGCTAATGATAATGCGAAACAGGAATTGGAAAAGGTGGAAGAAATGTTTAAAACTATTGGTGAAACCTTGGTGATCGAAGAGCGTTTGATGCAAGCGGCAACCGTATTGGGAGCTAGTGGTATCGCTTTTTTCCTTCGGTTTTTAAGGGCAATGATCCAAGGCGGAATTCAGATGGGTTTTCATCCGCATGAAGCTCAGGTAATTGCGGTACAAACTGCCATCGGTGCAGCTACCCTGGTCGCTGAAAACGGAACGCACCCAGAACGTGAAATAGACAAAGTAACTACGCCTCAAGGATGTACGATTGAAGGTTTAAACGAAATGGAACATCAAGGACTTAGCTCATCAGTCATCAAAGGAGTCATGGCTTCTTATGAAAAAATTAATACGATTAAGTAG
- the ilvC gene encoding ketol-acid reductoisomerase: MTNYFNTLSLRDQLTQLEKCRFMDTNEFEDGVEALKGKKIVIVGCGAQGLNQGLNMRDSGLDILYALRDSAISEKRQSYKNASENNFNVGTYQELIPSADLVINLTPDKQHTQVIKAVMPLMKDGATLSYSHGFNIVEEGMQIRKDITVIMVAPKCPGSEVREEYKRGFGVPTLIAVHPENDPEGKGFAQAKAYAVATGGDRAGVLESSFVAEVKSDLMGEQTILCGLLQTGSILCFDKMVEKGIDKGYASKLIQYGWETITEGLKYGGITNMMDRLSNPAKIKAFELSEELKDIMRPLFEKHMDDIISGHFSKTMMEDWANDDKNLLKWRAETGETAFEKTPAGNNEISEQEYYDNGVLMVAMVRAGVELSFEAMTSAGIIEDSAYYESLHETPLIANTIARKKLFEMNRVISDTAEYGCYLFDHACKPLLADFMKTVDTDIIGKTYGEGKDNSVDNAKLIEVNHTVRTHPIEVVGARLRASMTAMKPIV, translated from the coding sequence ATGACTAATTATTTTAACACACTATCATTAAGAGATCAATTAACTCAGTTGGAAAAATGCCGATTTATGGATACTAATGAGTTTGAAGATGGTGTTGAAGCGCTAAAAGGTAAAAAAATAGTTATTGTAGGATGCGGAGCTCAGGGATTAAACCAGGGGTTAAATATGAGAGATTCCGGTTTGGATATTTTATATGCTTTAAGAGATTCGGCTATTTCTGAAAAGCGGCAATCCTATAAAAATGCCAGCGAAAATAATTTTAATGTAGGAACTTATCAAGAATTAATACCTTCGGCTGACCTGGTCATCAACCTAACCCCGGATAAGCAACATACCCAGGTAATCAAAGCAGTAATGCCTTTAATGAAAGACGGGGCAACTTTATCTTACTCACACGGATTTAATATCGTAGAAGAAGGAATGCAAATCAGAAAGGACATCACTGTTATCATGGTAGCACCAAAATGTCCAGGTTCTGAAGTTCGGGAAGAATATAAAAGAGGTTTTGGGGTACCGACTTTAATTGCAGTACATCCTGAGAACGATCCGGAAGGTAAAGGGTTTGCCCAAGCAAAAGCATATGCCGTAGCAACCGGAGGTGACCGGGCGGGAGTATTAGAATCCTCTTTTGTAGCCGAAGTAAAATCGGATTTGATGGGAGAACAAACCATTTTATGCGGATTATTACAAACAGGTTCTATCTTGTGCTTTGATAAGATGGTTGAAAAGGGAATTGATAAAGGATATGCTTCTAAACTGATTCAATACGGCTGGGAAACTATCACTGAAGGATTAAAATACGGTGGAATTACTAATATGATGGATCGTTTGTCCAATCCTGCTAAAATCAAAGCTTTTGAACTTTCAGAAGAATTAAAGGATATCATGCGTCCCTTATTTGAAAAGCATATGGATGATATCATATCCGGACATTTCTCAAAAACCATGATGGAAGATTGGGCGAATGATGATAAAAACTTATTAAAATGGCGAGCAGAAACCGGCGAGACTGCATTTGAAAAAACACCTGCCGGAAATAATGAAATCTCAGAACAGGAGTATTACGATAATGGCGTATTAATGGTAGCTATGGTAAGAGCTGGAGTAGAACTTTCTTTTGAAGCAATGACCAGTGCCGGGATTATCGAAGATTCTGCTTATTACGAATCCCTTCACGAAACTCCGTTGATTGCAAATACTATTGCAAGAAAAAAACTTTTTGAAATGAACCGGGTAATTTCTGATACCGCGGAATACGGTTGTTATTTATTTGATCATGCATGTAAACCTCTATTAGCTGATTTTATGAAAACCGTAGATACGGATATTATTGGTAAAACTTACGGAGAAGGTAAAGATAATAGTGTAGATAACGCAAAGCTAATCGAAGTAAACCATACAGTAAGAACTCATCCGATAGAAGTAGTAGGAGCAAGATTAAGAGCATCCATGACGGCTATGAAACCTATCGTGTAA
- a CDS encoding GNAT family N-acetyltransferase: MGNIQLHIANSKHFHFAKEICEVIEQSAKVRGTGIAKRTPEYVKGKMENGNAIIAIDGNKFAGFCYIEVWGHEKYVAHSGLIVHPDFRNQGLAKRIKEFTFNYSLEKYPTSKVFGITTGLAVMKINSDLGYKPVTFSELTDDPKFWAGCQTCTNYEILKAKDHKMCLCTGMLYDPKKSSQQNKSKEPEGWFDQTLLQRLKKIKQTMFFKQKLKSLIFTIINKK; this comes from the coding sequence ATGGGTAACATACAACTACATATTGCCAATTCAAAACATTTTCATTTTGCAAAAGAAATTTGCGAGGTGATTGAACAATCTGCAAAAGTGAGGGGAACTGGTATTGCTAAGCGAACTCCCGAGTACGTAAAAGGTAAAATGGAAAACGGTAATGCTATTATCGCCATTGACGGTAATAAATTCGCCGGATTTTGTTATATAGAAGTCTGGGGACATGAAAAATACGTAGCACATTCCGGATTAATTGTACACCCGGATTTTAGAAACCAGGGGTTGGCAAAAAGGATTAAAGAATTTACCTTTAATTATTCTTTAGAAAAATATCCAACTTCTAAAGTTTTTGGTATTACTACTGGTCTAGCTGTAATGAAGATTAATTCAGATTTGGGATATAAGCCAGTGACTTTTTCAGAACTTACGGATGACCCTAAATTTTGGGCGGGGTGCCAAACCTGTACCAATTATGAAATTCTAAAGGCAAAAGATCACAAGATGTGCTTATGTACAGGAATGCTTTATGATCCGAAGAAAAGCAGTCAACAAAATAAGAGTAAAGAACCAGAAGGTTGGTTCGATCAGACCTTATTGCAACGTTTAAAAAAGATCAAACAAACCATGTTTTTTAAACAAAAACTAAAATCATTGATTTTTACAATAATTAATAAAAAATAG